From the Entomomonas sp. E2T0 genome, one window contains:
- the dbpA gene encoding ATP-dependent RNA helicase DbpA, giving the protein MKSFSSLPLKQTLLDNLALMEFTSMTLVQEQTLPLALAGKDVIAKAKTGSGKTVAFGLALLSKLNVKQFSTQALVICPTRELADQVANEIRRLARLMSNVKVLTLCGGVPVGPQIGSLEHGAHIVVGTPGRLVDHLERQTLNLKQLNTLVLDEADRMLEMGFEEDISSILAASPTSRQTLLFSATYPDSIMAMSKKIQNSPVMISTEEPHNEIEQYFYEIENHQRDQALAKMINLNPCESTIVFCNTKVACQDVESYLNGLGYSAIALHGDLEQREREQVLFQFANKSCAILVATDVAARGLDIKELDVVINYQITPDPEVYVHRIGRTGRAGAKGIAITLVATSEVVRANAIEKELNFKLNWKSLPNLTIDPTNIVIPNMQTLCLTIGRKNKVRPGDVLGALTKDANLESKNIGKINITEFYTYIAIDRTIVKQALSYFQHGKIKSKLVRACKL; this is encoded by the coding sequence GTGAAATCATTTTCATCCTTACCTTTAAAACAAACCTTATTAGATAATTTAGCGTTAATGGAATTTACTTCCATGACTCTCGTTCAAGAGCAAACGTTGCCATTAGCTCTGGCGGGCAAAGATGTGATAGCTAAAGCCAAAACAGGCAGTGGAAAAACCGTTGCATTTGGTTTAGCCTTATTATCTAAACTGAATGTTAAACAATTCTCCACACAAGCGCTTGTTATTTGCCCAACCCGCGAATTAGCTGATCAGGTTGCCAATGAGATTCGTCGCTTAGCTCGTCTTATGAGTAATGTCAAAGTGTTAACGCTGTGTGGAGGTGTTCCTGTAGGACCACAGATAGGTTCTTTAGAGCATGGCGCACATATTGTAGTCGGAACACCAGGAAGATTAGTCGATCATCTAGAACGGCAGACTTTAAATTTAAAGCAATTAAATACACTAGTTCTTGATGAAGCCGACAGAATGCTTGAAATGGGTTTTGAAGAAGATATTAGTAGCATACTGGCTGCATCACCAACCTCTCGTCAAACGCTCCTTTTCTCTGCTACTTATCCTGATAGCATCATGGCGATGAGTAAAAAGATTCAGAACTCGCCCGTGATGATCTCTACAGAAGAACCACATAATGAGATTGAGCAATATTTTTATGAAATTGAAAACCATCAACGTGATCAAGCATTAGCCAAAATGATTAATCTGAACCCTTGTGAATCAACCATTGTTTTTTGTAACACAAAGGTAGCTTGTCAAGACGTTGAGTCCTACTTGAATGGGCTAGGCTATAGTGCTATCGCATTACATGGTGATTTAGAGCAGCGTGAGCGAGAACAGGTATTATTTCAATTTGCTAATAAAAGCTGTGCTATTTTGGTAGCAACAGATGTTGCTGCTCGGGGCTTAGACATTAAAGAGCTAGACGTTGTCATTAATTACCAAATCACACCCGATCCTGAGGTGTATGTCCATAGGATTGGCCGAACAGGAAGAGCTGGAGCAAAGGGGATAGCTATCACCTTAGTCGCAACAAGTGAGGTTGTTAGAGCTAATGCCATTGAAAAAGAATTAAATTTCAAGCTTAACTGGAAATCATTACCTAATTTAACTATTGATCCCACAAACATTGTAATACCCAATATGCAAACATTGTGTTTGACGATTGGTCGTAAAAATAAAGTAAGACCTGGTGATGTACTCGGTGCATTAACCAAAGATGCTAACTTAGAAAGCAAAAATATTGGAAAAATTAATATCACTGAGTTTTATACTTATATTGCTATTGATCGCACAATAGTAAAACAAGCCTTATCTTATTTTCAGCATGGAAAAATTAAAAGTAAACTGGTCCGAGCATGTAAGTTATAA